TGCAGCCACAACCGTCGCCTACTCCGAGTGGATCACGAATCCGCTCTTTCATGGGATGCCGGACGCCATCTCACAGGCGCTGGCGGGCAAGACCATCACTAGCGTCGGTTCGGTGTTCGACGATTATTTTGGTCAGGTCGATTCCCTCGTTTTGATCATCCGAACCGAAGCCGCGACCTATCTCGACATTAATCCGTGGAAGCTCGTTCTGCTCACGCTGGCGGTGGCGATTTACGGATTGGCGGGCCTCTCCGCAGCAATCGGATTTGCGATAACCGTGTTCGCGAAGGTGGCGCTCGCCGTCGTGATCGCGCTTGGTCCGATCTTCATAGCGTTATCGCTCTTCGAAACCACGCGTCGCTTCTTCTACGGATGGCTCGGGCAGGTATTCAACTACATCGTCCTAATGGCGGTGATCATCGCCATCACGGCTCTGATCACCGATCTTGGTGCCACGGCGCTGACTGCGGCCGAAGGCACGCCGGACGTGACGATCGGCGCTGTCTTGTTTGCGGTCTACATCTTCCTTGGGACGATATTCTTCTTTCAGGCCCCGTCGATCGCGACCGGCATTGCGGGGGGCGCTGCGGCCGGCGTCGGCGCTTTTGCCGGCTCGGCCTGGGGGACCATGGCGGCACCGTTCCAGCAACGCCGCAGCGCTCGCAACAGTCGCAATCTCGAACGTGCCGCCCAGCGCGGTGGTTCGGTGAGGCGCGCATGAGGAAGGAAGACTCTTTGACGAGACCAACCACGATAGTCCGCGCGCTCCGGCGATCAGCCGTCGTCATCGCACTGATCCCGTCACTCGCCCAAGGGGCATCGGGGCCAAAGAAACTACCCGTCTGCAACGGCAAACATCTGCGCGAGGTGAACATCTACGGGAGCGTGCTGCCGGGTTCGCCGCTGCCGGCAATCGTCGCACCCCCTGCCCCGCCACCCGTGCCGCAGATCAAACAGCCAGTTGATGCCGGCACTCCGCCCCCGCCTGTTCCCGCCCCGCTTCCCGAGAAGACGTCCGCGCGCGCGACCCCCGGCACCTTTGGGAGTTGCTGATCATGCGGAACCAGACCGAAGGCGTGCCGGCAAAAGACGCTGAACTCTATTTCGGGCATGCCCGATCCTGGGATCAGGACCGTCAGCGCAAATCGTTACGATCCGAACGCATCGCCTGGGTCGTGGCCGGCCTGGGGCTGCTTGCCGCGACCGCGGAGGGCTTCGCACTCGCGGGCCTGGCCCCGCTGAAGACGGTCATGCCGTACATTATTCGCGTCAATCAAACGACAGGCGCGGTCGATGTGCAGACCACCCTCACCCAGAAACCGATGCGCTATGACGAGGCGGTCACGAAATTCTTCCTCGCGCAATATGTCCGGACACGGGAAAGCTGGTTGCCGGCGGCGGCCGAAGAGAATTTTCGCGCTGTCACAATCCTGTCCGAACCAGGCGAGCAACAGCGCTGGGGCCGGTTTTTCAGCTCGAACAACGCCGCGAGCCCACAGGTCGTCTGGGGCAAGGGTGCGGTCGTCCAGGCCCGCGTGCGCAATATCGCCTTCATCAACGATCGTGTGGCCAACGTCCGCTTCACGCGGACGGTGCAGACCGACACCGACA
The Sphingobium sp. Z007 genome window above contains:
- a CDS encoding type IV secretion system protein codes for the protein MASTLFADIYTNIDGKLDLFLNERLNNVIDVVRGPLALGLVIYIALFGYMVMRGIVSEPWGELVYRMVKLCLLYVAATTVAYSEWITNPLFHGMPDAISQALAGKTITSVGSVFDDYFGQVDSLVLIIRTEAATYLDINPWKLVLLTLAVAIYGLAGLSAAIGFAITVFAKVALAVVIALGPIFIALSLFETTRRFFYGWLGQVFNYIVLMAVIIAITALITDLGATALTAAEGTPDVTIGAVLFAVYIFLGTIFFFQAPSIATGIAGGAAAGVGAFAGSAWGTMAAPFQQRRSARNSRNLERAAQRGGSVRRA
- a CDS encoding virB8 family protein encodes the protein MRNQTEGVPAKDAELYFGHARSWDQDRQRKSLRSERIAWVVAGLGLLAATAEGFALAGLAPLKTVMPYIIRVNQTTGAVDVQTTLTQKPMRYDEAVTKFFLAQYVRTRESWLPAAAEENFRAVTILSEPGEQQRWGRFFSSNNAASPQVVWGKGAVVQARVRNIAFINDRVANVRFTRTVQTDTDTQSSDWIATVTFRYTNAPLAEGDRYRNPLGFQVENYRADPEVVR